The Malus domestica chromosome 06, GDT2T_hap1 genome has a segment encoding these proteins:
- the LOC114825403 gene encoding peroxidase 41-like, translating into MAIPILLLLFFSIPFSESQLTKDYYKQTCPDFEKIVRDTASQKQAAQPTTAAGTLRLFFHDCMVEGCDASVLIASNHVNKAERDADINQSLSGDALEVVVRAKTALELTCPGIVSCADILAEATRDLVTMVGGPFYFVELGRKDGQVSLASKVNANLPRANQTMDDIIKFFAAKGFTIEEMVALSGGHTIGFSHCIEFTDRLFHYSKTTPTDPEINPRFAEGLKMTCANYTTNPAMSAFNDVITPGKFDNMYYQNLKRGLGLLASDHALVKDPRTKPLVELYSTDQAAFFKAFSLAMEKLGRHEIKTGNQGEVRRRCDTFNSLQA; encoded by the coding sequence ATGGCTATTCCTATACTGCTGCTTCTCTTCTTCTCCATTCCCTTCTCCGAATCGCAACTCACCAAGGATTACTACAAGCAAACATGTCCAGACTTTGAGAAGATTGTCAGAGACACCGCGTCCCAAAAGCAAGCCGCCCAACCCACCACCGCTGCAGGAACTCTCCGCCTCTTCTTCCACGACTGCATGGTTGAAGGATGTGACGCCTCCGTTCTCATTGCCTCCAACCATGTCAACAAAGCTGAGCGCGATGCTGACATCAACCAATCCCTGTCAGGAGATGCGCTTGAGGTGGTAGTCCGCGCCAAGACCGCCCTAGAGCTTACCTGCCCGGGGATTGTCTCGTGCGCAGACATTCTCGCCGAGGCCACACGTGACCTTGTCACGATGGTTGGTGGGCCTTTCTACTTCGTCGAGTTGGGACGAAAAGATGGACAGGTTTCCCTTGCCTCCAAGGTTAACGCAAACTTGCCAAGAGCAAACCAAACCATGGATGACATCATCAAATTCTTCGCCGCTAAGGGTTTCACAATTGAAGAAATGGTTGCTTTAAGTGGTGGACACACAATTGGGTTCTCTCATTGCATCGAGTTCACTGACAGGCTTTTCCATTACAGCAAGACTACTCCAACAGACCCAGAAATCAACCCTAGATTCGCCGAAGGCTTGAAGATGACATGCGCTAACTACACAACTAATCCTGCCATGTCCGCCTTCAACGACGTGATTACACCCGGAAAATTCGATAACATGTACTATCAAAATCTGAAGAGGGGTTTGGGGCTGTTGGCATCGGACCATGCACTTGTTAAGGACCCGAGGACGAAGCCTCTTGTGGAGTTGTACTCTACTGACCAGGCGGCATTTTTCAAGGCTTTCTCTCTTGCAATGGAGAAGCTTGGACGTCATGAGATTAAGACCGGGAATCAGGGAGAGGTGAGGCGCAGGTGCGACACGTTTAACTCGCTTCAGGCTTag
- the LOC114825404 gene encoding peroxidase 41-like, whose product MALPILFLLFLAIPFSESKLSIDYYKKTCPDFESIVRDTVTSKQIASPTTAAGTLRLFFHDCMVEGCDASILISSNYVNTAERDADINQSLSADAFDLVARAKTALELACPGIVSCSDILALATRNLVTMVGGPFYKVRLGRKDGQVSKSSLVEGNLPRSNQTLDDMIKFFATKGFTLQEMVALSGAHTIGFSHCKEFADRIFNYNKTTPTDPDMYPNYAQGLKKICADYKTNIAMSAFNDVITPGKFDNMYYQNLKRGLGLLPTDHALVKDPRTRPFVELYSTDQAAFFQAFSHAMEKLSHHGIKTGRKGEVRHRCDAFNSINA is encoded by the coding sequence ATGGCTCTTCCAATCCTCTTCCTACTCTTCCTCGCCATTCCCTTTTCCGAATCCAAGCTCTCCATAGACTACTACAAAAAAACATGCCCCGACTTCGAGAGCATTGTCCGTGACACCGTGACTTCAAAACAAATCGCCAGTCCCACCACCGCGGCAGGCACTCTCCGCCTCTTCTTCCACGACTGCATGGTTGAAGGCTGCGATGCTTCCATCCTCATCTCCTCCAACTACGTTAACACTGCAGAGCGTGACGCCGACATCAACCAATCCCTCTCGGCAGACGCCTTTGACCTCGTGGCACGTGCCAAGACCGCCCTCGAGCTCGCCTGCCCCGGCATTGTCTCCTGCTCCGATATACTCGCCTTAGCCACCCGCAACCTCGTCACGATGGTCGGCGGTCCGTTCTACAAAGTCCGCTTGGGACGGAAAGACGGACAGGTTTCCAAATCTTCACTAGTGGAAGGAAATCTCCCAAGAAGCAACCAAACCCTAGACGACATGATCAAATTCTTCGCCACAAAAGGCTTCACACTCCAAGAAATGGTGGCTTTATCTGGTGCACACACAATTGGATTCTCTCACTGCAAAGAATTCGCCGACCGGATTTTCAATTACAACAAAACTACACCAACAGATCCTGACATGTACCCAAACTATGCTCAAGGGCTCAAGAAAATTTGTGCAGACTACAAAACGAACATCGCCATGTCCGCTTTCAACGATGTGATTACGCCCGGCAAGTTCGATAACATGTATTATCAGAATCTGAAGAGAGGGTTGGGGTTGTTACCTACGGATCATGCACTTGTTAAGGACCCGAGGACGAGACCTTTTGTGGAGTTGTACTCGACGGACCAGGCTGCCTTTTTCCAAGCTTTTTCTCATGCTATGGAGAAGCTTAGCCATCATGGAATTAAGACTGGACGTAAAGGTGAGGTCAGGCACAGGTGTGATGCGTTTAACTCGATTAACGCTTAA
- the LOC103420323 gene encoding putative DNA glycosylase At3g47830 has protein sequence MPKTRKRKQVEAEQKPKSATKSAKTANPFKATAKDPYPNHPRPTREECLSVRDELLAFHGFPEEFAEYRKQRLMALETDGAMNSEPSDRKESVLDGLVRTLLSQNTTEVNSQKAFASLKSAFPTWEDVLGADSNSIENAIRCGGLARTKTSCIKNMLRCLLEKKEKLCLEYLRELSVDEIKSELSCFKGIGPKTVACVLMFQLQQDDFPVDTHVFEIAKAIGWVPAEADRNKTYLHLNQWIPNELKFDLNCLLYTHGKLCRKCIKKGDSQQGKESHDNSCPLLRYCQ, from the exons atgccGAAAACTCGCAAAAGAAAGCAGGTGGAGGCTGAGCAGAAGCCAAAATCCGCAACCAAATCAGCCAAAACCGCCAATCCCTTCAAAGCGACGGCAAAGGACCCGTACCCGAATCACCCCCGACCCACCCGAGAAGAATGCTTGTCCGTACGCGACGAGCTCTTGGCCTTCCACGGCTTCCCGGAAGAGTTCGCCGAGTACAGAAAGCAGAGACTGATGGCTCTTGAAACCGACGGCGCCATGAATTCAGAGCCGTCAGATCGGAAAGAGAGTGTTTTGGATGGGTTGGTGAGGACTCTGCTGTCGCAGAACACCACGGAAGTCAATTCCCAAAAGGCTTTTGCTTCTCTCAAATCAGCTTTTCCGACTTGGGAAGAT GTTCTTGGTGCTGATTCAAATTCCATAGAGAATGCCATACGATGTGGAGGCCTAGCCAGGACTAAAACGTCGTGTATTAAGAACATGTTGAGGTGTTTActggagaagaaagaaaagttgTGCTTGGAGTACTTGAGAGAGTTGTCAGTTGACGAAATTAAGTCCGAGCTATCTTGTTTCAAAGGAATCGGTCCCAAGACA GTGGCTTGTGTTTTGATGTTCCAGCTTCAGCAAGACGATTTTCCGGTGGACACTCAT GTGTTCGAGATTGCAAAGGCTATTGGTTGGGTGCCAGCTGAAGCGGACAGGAATAAGACGTATCTTCATCTCAACCAATGGATCCCGAACGAACTCAAATTTGACCTCAACTGCCTTCTGTATACTCACGGCAAGCTCTGCCGCAAATGCATCAAGAAAGGGGATAGCCAGCAAGGAAAGGAATCCCATGATAACTCCTGTCCTTTATTACGTTACTGTCAGTAA